Proteins from a single region of Aureibacter tunicatorum:
- a CDS encoding RHS repeat-associated core domain-containing protein, with protein sequence MKTRNYISIFLGFMAMLFISSMAVGQHQPIPQEIKVTSDGKEGVEPLKGQISIIDDLELNTIYPVFQDCEQEGPYFLGPKVYYDWGNLNTYQSQWTLSLQIEILDNSQAVIWNGELKLDGNKQKYQAQTFFQLKSFYCHEHPTFRVTSMELEGESPLQHIYLEWPLAKDHSQPMSNDANVETQSFSAPPAPTSVGTINISDQAKGEIQFVVPFLKDQGVYEYDIEWVHFYEEYTPSSPSTAFKAKEGFRATTKNELLTMKNIYPKGSRLFWRYRSVKYTGENNKHRETSVWTYPANNGVYINIGNDELIWQASSVFGEDGKNKQVISYYDQSRKKRQVATSLSTEGKILRGETFYDFGGRGTVTVMPVPSSGSLNYQADFNVFENSNSTSKSIKSRYDNGSKENDRLSTTSGASQYYSPMNNNDDGSIHNEYIPDAKGFAYTQMHLMNDATGRPMIKSGVGDIFRIDNEERTTRFIYANAQSEELYRLFGSNVGKAKFYSKTAVVDPNGQVSISYNDQVGKVVATSLAGDIPSHLDPLESAVQAQYEELTVALDAKNRLEDNEKNILESIINVAPSTLYEFDYELLGKGAFVGPFSCKECVYDLEIYVLKPDGNRQVFEDGRQEIKVQGLRAQDCQGDLQSLGDWEFSFIAQQVGEYIIVKKLAANKPSYQDIIDMITTDVDLNRDYVNIRTSINLDRSYCDECEGADCLEDGETIEGIVDETFEESAVAGCTNMLRKLWSEYTREQGLEYAMDTDDGDPDTDVYQERFDILSANGYDDRLCEYTLCMENSASTAWQNKLSLILDWGSSVNSIGGAIPGVYFDLQNNFSTLDPFFQIEGNDAYIGMMNDLLAKAFKVTVNGVEYSASLNEAYAYDGSFLPSSDKMFFKIQNGDIVKSNRSDADAFHLLYKDLVERYPSQSSEEYKAEIKRMRWTLYKSQYVEAKRQIIKQQAEDRSCDPANSTASQSDDFTPPENMTPEEIEEWINNLADDETLPWGDQVNWDGTTGTVTTQTDLHRVTEHNTETILAVLQDNCEPFRIGVFNEDQDALEDAEVISGHVRNYLAKGDNFFMILKLEDFVGDPENGVEPDADLWAINEILANDYGCPLADIIHEDAEECIEWRDYEGNVVDENESIVSNDLEIEIKNETNGLEYEFIGNDTKTLKYLLNRFRSNCLVNNNDAETYPRGKVHTTFSNYDKMSDNQLTENEKSILINFFNSIVGENNELNIPSEGYWALDNSLSEWYGIGISSSNKIGIQLSMLVDENYSPIKINLKGDLSSIKILEGISNLEFLNISHSNITQNIDFVFNHNGIKELVISNNENVKDMNFISLSSSLPSLEIVNLSASNISEFIYPNIPSLYWIDLSHNNISRLISQNNYDENLNSEIKLFLDKNKILNLEIINDFLYDLYVAKDLDFNISLSLINNKIKNTNGLNNLLRSIMNRNKRFHLNLDLSYNEIEEFEFLDNGGYTYTFKDELHINLRGNRIHKLINSFDFHKEHGVYADIAYNHLTFEDLNDYYFFNYPFKSNLLHYNDTKYDFTQYSVGKCGGMKINAKEQDNVRIYANIDNNLTLPDGYVIEYSWYKFLNPTDEVTIGRKSNLILLKKGVDPFLDINSVDQSDEGAYIFKINTKKIDASGGARANNGLEGQRGDTGYPPLELTSYVIRLSVSEQIYCTKYNDQNSTILLMGLTDEEITDLKEKKKEQCIRDLEEEEEYLRLEAERKFVEEIGGRLFENYIGNCIKNANEDFDYTYKPKEYHYTLYYYDQAGNLVQTVPPAGVNPITNQSQINQLVNADRPQDLGIHPAHELKTRYKYNSLNQLVWQNSPDGGETNFIYDSKSMLRFSQNAQQKEDRKASYSKYDRLGRKVESGEMWISGMTLADLQSYADDVDFPDDSYSKYYKRNTYYDLPVADLPEYRSWFSKFEQENLRNRVSLIVSTEQNSLFHPRDFNVGAAYYKSYTAYSYDVHGNVKSITQDFDLGKPKRTDYRYDLISGNVNYVFYQEGESDQFIHMYEYDADNRLTQVSTSIDGHVFSTEAKYIYYPHGPLARVVLGDEGTQVQGLDYYYTLQGWIKGVNMPKGSDPGNDGATDNTAKDAFAYELGYFNGDYEPIGDVSIANQDGNQWSAFQSTARNGSSNGLYNGNIAWMVTDLPEVGKRHENDDKSVQMMAYRYDQLNRIIASSSLQHTGNGQFSKQSKAYDTEYSYDPNGNIMTLNRYNYHGVLDNELVYNYYDGTNQLSSVTNGKYHVTTPDYNPLDHKIYNQGELPTQTDHVAKITATGSSYANSQGVYTKLKAGDYIDFAPDFNAAEGSNLEAYVEALEGTPKGLPDQEHENYVYDKIGNLIEDKSEGVTIDWTVQGKVKAIRKSDGTKLLFNYDATGNRVSKTKITLRSHKYLPSEVLPGMNPSRNYTGSVRNVYRHDMTRYYRDASGNVLATETQQSRYTWEAEYYNNDRGPSTLWGQEAYQYPDRESIAHTIYGGSSRLGEYTGGVASGTKELGHRQYELSNHLGNVLAVVSDKMSILDGEREAEVLSTSDYYPFGLQMIGRTFDSGGYRYGFNGKEKDQNGEWGSQTNYDYGFRIYNPVIAKFLSVDPLTADYPWFSPYHFAGNTPIMAIDIDGLETLVTINSDDFLRKLDLAIQDDLNVSRMSELVDLALKFCRPDDGFYSTTMYKGSEYAATAVPINNVEGLSVGDIRVQDNNGNHLFDVKYEKNHVIKQKIRDNTEAFGELFVKPLKFIGTVFNEYFNGIYEEGNGDVVSGGFHLYMDGGTGYTKMKSLSNEENKDVFELLNTLGYSKNIGGTVTSFDLAGFVNTNAVLKQEYDATVSKQLINYDVNYGVKFDTTYSGKSMYQTSTGKGWVMFYTLEDGKVTDSVWRWNIPHTQTATGPYLNEEPEL encoded by the coding sequence ATGAAAACAAGAAATTATATATCTATATTTTTAGGCTTTATGGCCATGCTTTTTATCAGTAGCATGGCTGTAGGCCAGCATCAACCGATTCCCCAAGAGATAAAAGTGACATCGGATGGAAAAGAAGGGGTTGAGCCGCTTAAGGGGCAGATTTCTATTATTGACGATCTGGAACTTAATACGATTTATCCTGTTTTTCAAGATTGCGAACAAGAGGGTCCTTATTTTTTGGGCCCCAAGGTGTATTATGATTGGGGTAATCTGAATACTTACCAAAGTCAATGGACTTTGAGTTTGCAAATTGAAATTCTTGACAATAGTCAAGCAGTTATTTGGAATGGAGAGTTGAAATTAGATGGGAATAAGCAAAAATATCAAGCTCAGACTTTTTTTCAGCTTAAGTCATTTTATTGCCATGAGCATCCGACATTTAGGGTTACATCTATGGAGCTTGAAGGAGAGAGTCCATTGCAACATATTTATCTGGAGTGGCCACTGGCAAAAGATCATAGTCAACCAATGTCCAATGATGCAAATGTAGAAACTCAGTCGTTTTCAGCTCCTCCTGCGCCGACAAGTGTTGGCACCATAAATATTTCTGATCAAGCCAAAGGAGAGATTCAGTTTGTCGTGCCGTTCCTTAAAGATCAAGGAGTATATGAATATGATATAGAATGGGTACATTTTTATGAAGAGTATACTCCATCAAGCCCTTCTACAGCCTTTAAAGCAAAGGAAGGGTTTAGAGCAACGACTAAAAACGAGTTGTTGACGATGAAAAATATTTATCCTAAAGGAAGTCGCTTGTTTTGGAGATATAGAAGTGTGAAATATACAGGTGAGAACAATAAGCATAGAGAAACGAGTGTTTGGACTTATCCTGCGAACAATGGAGTTTATATCAATATTGGAAATGATGAATTAATCTGGCAAGCAAGCTCAGTGTTTGGTGAAGATGGCAAAAATAAGCAGGTGATCAGTTATTATGATCAATCTAGAAAAAAAAGACAAGTAGCGACAAGTTTAAGCACAGAGGGTAAAATTTTAAGGGGAGAGACTTTTTATGACTTTGGTGGTCGAGGAACAGTGACTGTGATGCCGGTACCATCCAGTGGGTCATTGAATTACCAAGCGGATTTCAATGTGTTTGAAAATAGCAACTCCACATCAAAAAGCATCAAATCTAGATATGATAATGGATCGAAAGAAAATGATAGATTATCTACGACATCAGGCGCTTCTCAATATTATAGCCCTATGAATAACAACGATGATGGAAGCATTCATAATGAATATATTCCAGATGCTAAAGGTTTTGCTTATACACAGATGCATTTGATGAATGACGCTACGGGCAGGCCGATGATAAAGTCGGGTGTCGGAGATATTTTTCGGATTGACAATGAGGAAAGGACTACTCGTTTTATTTATGCTAATGCTCAATCTGAGGAACTATACAGATTGTTTGGCTCTAACGTCGGTAAAGCTAAGTTTTATTCTAAAACTGCTGTCGTGGACCCGAATGGTCAAGTTAGTATCAGTTATAACGACCAAGTAGGCAAAGTGGTGGCTACTTCTTTGGCTGGAGATATTCCAAGTCATTTGGATCCATTGGAAAGCGCGGTACAGGCTCAGTATGAAGAGCTTACTGTTGCTTTGGATGCCAAGAATAGGTTGGAAGATAATGAAAAGAATATTTTAGAGTCTATAATCAATGTGGCTCCTAGCACATTGTATGAATTTGATTACGAGCTTTTAGGCAAAGGCGCTTTTGTTGGGCCGTTCAGTTGCAAAGAGTGCGTTTATGATTTGGAAATATATGTGTTGAAGCCGGATGGAAACCGACAAGTGTTCGAGGATGGGAGACAAGAAATAAAAGTGCAAGGGCTTCGAGCTCAGGATTGCCAAGGAGACCTTCAAAGCTTGGGTGATTGGGAATTTTCGTTTATTGCTCAGCAGGTGGGGGAATACATCATTGTCAAAAAGCTAGCAGCCAATAAACCTAGTTATCAGGATATAATTGATATGATTACTACCGATGTTGATTTGAACAGGGATTATGTTAATATCAGAACGAGCATCAATTTGGACAGATCTTATTGCGATGAATGCGAGGGAGCGGATTGCCTTGAAGATGGAGAAACTATCGAGGGTATCGTAGATGAGACTTTTGAAGAGTCTGCTGTTGCAGGATGCACCAATATGCTGCGCAAGTTATGGAGTGAGTATACAAGAGAGCAAGGGCTTGAATACGCTATGGATACTGATGATGGAGATCCTGATACAGATGTGTACCAAGAGAGGTTTGATATACTGTCTGCCAATGGCTATGATGACAGGCTTTGCGAATACACTTTGTGTATGGAAAATTCAGCTTCGACAGCATGGCAAAATAAACTTTCGCTTATACTGGACTGGGGCAGCAGTGTCAATTCTATTGGCGGAGCGATACCAGGCGTGTATTTCGACCTTCAGAATAACTTTTCGACATTGGATCCATTTTTTCAAATCGAAGGCAATGATGCTTATATAGGCATGATGAATGACTTGCTGGCCAAGGCCTTCAAGGTTACTGTGAATGGAGTTGAGTATTCGGCGAGTTTGAATGAGGCTTATGCATATGATGGATCGTTTTTGCCTTCTTCGGATAAGATGTTCTTCAAGATTCAAAATGGTGATATTGTAAAATCCAATCGATCAGATGCCGATGCCTTTCATCTGCTTTACAAGGATCTTGTCGAAAGATACCCTTCTCAGTCAAGTGAAGAATACAAAGCGGAGATTAAGAGGATGAGGTGGACATTGTATAAATCGCAATATGTCGAGGCCAAAAGACAAATCATCAAGCAACAAGCAGAGGATCGATCATGTGACCCTGCCAATAGCACAGCTTCTCAAAGCGATGATTTCACACCGCCGGAAAATATGACGCCGGAGGAAATCGAAGAATGGATAAATAATCTGGCTGATGATGAGACGCTTCCTTGGGGAGACCAAGTGAACTGGGATGGAACAACAGGTACAGTGACTACTCAGACGGACCTGCATAGAGTAACGGAACACAATACGGAAACCATACTGGCAGTGCTTCAAGATAATTGCGAGCCTTTTAGAATCGGCGTATTCAATGAGGATCAAGATGCTCTTGAGGATGCCGAAGTTATCAGCGGGCATGTCAGAAATTATCTAGCCAAGGGAGACAATTTCTTTATGATACTGAAGCTTGAGGATTTTGTAGGTGATCCGGAAAACGGTGTGGAGCCGGATGCTGACCTTTGGGCGATCAATGAGATTTTAGCCAATGATTATGGATGTCCTCTGGCCGATATCATTCATGAAGACGCTGAAGAGTGTATAGAATGGAGAGATTATGAAGGGAATGTAGTTGATGAAAATGAGTCTATAGTTTCAAATGATTTAGAGATTGAAATAAAGAATGAGACAAATGGCTTAGAGTATGAATTTATTGGGAATGATACTAAAACATTGAAATATTTACTAAATAGGTTTAGGTCAAATTGCCTTGTAAATAATAATGATGCTGAGACCTATCCTCGTGGCAAAGTGCATACTACATTTTCGAATTATGATAAAATGTCAGATAACCAGTTAACTGAGAATGAAAAGAGTATTTTGATTAATTTTTTTAATTCGATAGTTGGAGAAAATAATGAATTAAATATTCCAAGTGAAGGGTATTGGGCATTAGATAATTCTTTAAGTGAATGGTATGGTATTGGAATTTCAAGTTCCAATAAAATTGGGATTCAATTATCTATGTTAGTGGATGAAAACTATTCACCAATTAAAATTAATTTAAAGGGAGATTTGTCGTCAATTAAAATATTAGAGGGAATAAGTAATTTAGAATTTTTAAATATATCTCATTCAAATATTACCCAAAATATAGATTTTGTTTTTAATCATAATGGAATAAAGGAGCTAGTTATTTCGAATAATGAAAATGTTAAGGATATGAATTTTATTTCCTTATCATCCTCTTTACCATCTTTGGAAATAGTAAACCTATCAGCAAGTAATATTTCTGAGTTTATTTATCCAAATATTCCATCACTTTATTGGATTGACTTGTCACATAATAATATAAGTAGATTGATTAGTCAGAATAATTATGATGAAAATTTAAATAGTGAGATTAAACTTTTTTTAGATAAAAATAAGATATTGAATCTTGAAATTATAAATGACTTTTTATACGATTTGTATGTTGCAAAAGATTTAGATTTCAATATTTCTTTATCATTAATTAATAATAAAATAAAAAACACAAATGGACTGAATAATCTATTAAGGTCTATTATGAATAGGAATAAGCGATTTCACTTAAATTTAGATTTATCTTACAATGAAATTGAAGAATTTGAATTTTTAGATAATGGAGGTTACACTTATACATTTAAAGATGAACTTCATATAAACTTAAGGGGCAATAGAATCCATAAATTAATTAATTCCTTTGATTTTCATAAAGAGCATGGGGTTTATGCTGATATAGCGTATAATCACTTAACTTTTGAAGACCTTAACGATTATTATTTTTTTAATTATCCATTTAAATCAAATTTACTTCATTATAATGATACTAAATATGATTTTACTCAATATTCTGTTGGGAAATGTGGAGGGATGAAAATAAATGCTAAAGAGCAAGATAATGTAAGGATTTATGCTAATATAGATAATAATCTTACGTTACCAGATGGTTATGTTATTGAATATTCATGGTATAAATTTTTAAATCCAACAGATGAAGTAACCATTGGTAGAAAGAGCAATCTTATACTTTTAAAAAAAGGTGTAGATCCTTTTTTAGATATTAATAGTGTAGATCAAAGTGATGAAGGTGCTTATATCTTTAAAATCAATACAAAAAAAATAGATGCAAGTGGAGGGGCTAGGGCTAATAATGGTTTGGAAGGTCAACGCGGAGATACCGGATACCCTCCTTTGGAATTAACAAGTTATGTGATAAGGTTGTCTGTTTCAGAACAAATTTACTGCACCAAATACAACGACCAGAATTCCACTATACTTTTGATGGGTCTTACGGATGAAGAGATCACCGACCTCAAAGAGAAGAAAAAAGAGCAATGCATCAGGGATTTGGAAGAGGAGGAAGAATACTTGCGTCTGGAAGCTGAAAGAAAGTTTGTGGAAGAAATTGGCGGTCGATTATTCGAAAATTACATTGGCAATTGCATCAAGAATGCCAACGAGGATTTTGACTACACATACAAGCCTAAGGAGTACCATTACACTTTGTACTACTATGACCAAGCGGGCAATCTGGTGCAGACAGTGCCGCCTGCGGGAGTAAATCCTATCACTAATCAGAGTCAAATTAATCAATTGGTGAATGCTGATCGTCCGCAGGACTTGGGGATACACCCAGCTCATGAGTTGAAAACCCGCTATAAATACAATTCGCTAAACCAACTGGTATGGCAAAATAGCCCTGACGGTGGAGAGACAAACTTTATCTATGACAGCAAGAGCATGTTGCGTTTTTCTCAAAATGCTCAGCAGAAAGAAGATAGAAAAGCATCATATTCTAAATATGATCGACTGGGCCGCAAAGTCGAATCGGGAGAAATGTGGATCTCAGGGATGACTTTGGCTGATCTTCAGAGTTACGCTGATGATGTTGACTTCCCTGATGATAGTTATAGTAAATACTATAAGAGAAATACATACTATGATTTGCCGGTAGCTGATTTGCCTGAGTATAGGTCATGGTTTTCAAAGTTTGAACAAGAAAATCTGCGAAACCGTGTGTCTTTGATAGTTTCTACGGAACAAAACTCATTGTTTCATCCAAGGGATTTTAATGTAGGAGCTGCTTATTATAAGTCTTACACAGCTTACAGCTATGATGTGCATGGCAATGTCAAGTCTATAACACAGGATTTTGATTTAGGAAAGCCAAAGCGCACAGATTATAGATATGACTTGATCAGCGGCAATGTCAATTATGTATTCTATCAAGAAGGAGAGTCTGATCAGTTTATCCACATGTATGAGTACGACGCTGACAATCGCCTGACGCAGGTGAGCACTTCTATTGACGGGCATGTATTTAGCACCGAGGCGAAGTATATCTATTATCCGCATGGGCCACTGGCGAGAGTTGTCTTAGGAGATGAAGGCACGCAAGTGCAGGGATTGGATTATTACTATACCTTGCAAGGTTGGATCAAGGGCGTGAATATGCCTAAAGGAAGCGATCCTGGTAATGATGGTGCTACTGACAATACGGCAAAGGATGCATTTGCCTATGAGTTGGGTTATTTCAATGGAGACTATGAGCCGATCGGAGATGTAAGCATAGCCAATCAAGATGGGAATCAATGGTCAGCCTTTCAGTCAACTGCTCGTAATGGATCGAGCAATGGCCTGTACAATGGCAATATCGCTTGGATGGTGACCGATTTGCCGGAAGTAGGCAAAAGGCATGAAAATGACGACAAGTCCGTGCAGATGATGGCTTATCGCTATGATCAGTTGAATAGAATCATTGCTTCAAGCAGTTTGCAGCATACTGGCAATGGACAGTTCAGTAAGCAAAGCAAAGCATATGACACAGAATATAGCTATGACCCGAATGGCAATATCATGACGCTTAACAGATATAATTATCATGGCGTATTGGACAACGAGTTGGTTTACAACTATTATGACGGAACCAATCAGTTGTCAAGTGTCACAAACGGGAAGTATCATGTGACTACTCCTGACTACAACCCACTGGATCATAAGATTTACAATCAGGGAGAGTTGCCGACTCAGACAGATCATGTGGCCAAGATCACTGCTACGGGAAGCAGTTACGCCAATTCGCAAGGAGTATACACCAAGCTTAAAGCTGGAGATTATATTGACTTTGCGCCGGATTTCAATGCCGCCGAAGGCTCTAATTTGGAAGCTTATGTCGAGGCACTGGAAGGCACACCTAAAGGACTGCCTGACCAAGAACATGAAAACTATGTGTATGACAAGATAGGAAATCTAATTGAGGATAAATCCGAGGGGGTTACTATTGATTGGACTGTGCAAGGCAAGGTGAAAGCGATTCGCAAAAGCGATGGGACTAAGCTTCTATTTAATTATGACGCTACAGGGAACAGAGTGTCCAAGACGAAGATAACTTTAAGAAGCCATAAGTATTTACCTTCTGAGGTGCTTCCGGGCATGAATCCTTCTAGGAATTATACAGGAAGTGTTAGAAATGTCTACAGACATGATATGACTCGCTACTATCGTGACGCTTCAGGAAATGTATTGGCTACGGAAACCCAACAATCGAGATATACATGGGAAGCCGAATATTATAACAATGATCGTGGCCCCAGCACTCTGTGGGGACAAGAGGCCTATCAATACCCTGACAGAGAAAGCATCGCTCACACGATTTACGGAGGATCATCCCGACTGGGCGAGTATACCGGCGGCGTGGCATCGGGAACTAAAGAGCTCGGACACAGGCAGTATGAACTTTCCAATCATCTAGGAAATGTGCTTGCGGTAGTCTCGGATAAAATGTCTATATTGGATGGCGAGCGCGAAGCTGAAGTTCTTTCAACGTCTGATTATTATCCTTTTGGTCTGCAAATGATCGGAAGAACCTTCGATAGCGGAGGGTATAGGTATGGGTTTAATGGTAAGGAAAAAGATCAAAATGGCGAGTGGGGAAGCCAGACGAATTACGACTACGGCTTTAGAATTTATAACCCTGTCATAGCCAAGTTTTTGAGTGTTGATCCGCTAACAGCTGATTATCCTTGGTTTAGTCCATATCATTTTGCTGGTAACACGCCAATAATGGCTATAGATATTGATGGTCTCGAAACTCTGGTAACAATTAATAGTGATGATTTTTTAAGAAAGTTAGATCTAGCAATACAAGATGATTTAAATGTTTCTAGAATGTCGGAGTTAGTAGATTTAGCCCTGAAATTCTGTAGACCAGATGATGGATTTTATTCAACTACAATGTATAAAGGTTCTGAATATGCTGCTACAGCTGTTCCTATAAATAACGTTGAAGGTCTATCGGTAGGAGATATTAGAGTTCAGGATAATAATGGGAATCATTTATTTGATGTAAAGTATGAAAAAAATCATGTGATTAAACAAAAAATTAGAGATAATACAGAGGCATTTGGAGAGCTTTTTGTAAAGCCACTTAAGTTTATTGGAACGGTTTTTAACGAATATTTTAACGGAATTTATGAAGAAGGCAATGGGGATGTTGTAAGTGGTGGATTCCATTTATATATGGATGGAGGAACTGGATATACAAAAATGAAAAGTCTTTCTAATGAAGAAAATAAGGATGTTTTTGAATTATTAAATACATTAGGCTATTCTAAAAACATTGGAGGTACTGTTACAAGTTTTGATTTGGCAGGTTTCGTAAATACTAATGCAGTATTAAAACAAGAATATGATGCCACTGTTTCTAAACAACTTATAAATTATGATGTTAATTATGGAGTTAAGTTTGATACTACTTATAGTGGTAAAAGTATGTATCAGACTTCTACAGGTAAAGGTTGGGTTATGTTTTATACATTAGAAGATGGCAAAGTAACGGATAGCGTTTGGAGGTGGAATATACCTCATACACAAACAGCTACTGGTCCTTATCTAAATGAAGAACCAGAGCTCTAA